CATCCTTCGCTCATCGCGTATGGTATTGATGAGTGCCAGTCCTTCAGAACTGACAGGCGGGAGCTCATTGGGCCTGAAACGGTTCTCCCTGAATTTCTGAATAGTGTTGCGTGCTTCTTCGGTGCGGTCGAGAGCGGCCAGGGCTTCGGCCTTGTTCAGATAGATTTCGGATAGGCGTATCAGGTAGGAATCAGATACATCGTCGGTAGTGGAATTTTCGACCTCTCTTTTTTTAGCAACTCTCATATGGCCTTTGCTGTTGGGTGAAAAGAAAACCTGAAGGCGCAGATCCTGCGTAGAATAATTGATCATGAGGTCGTCCGATGCCCTGTAGCCGGGGCTGGACGATACATCTTCAAATAGTCGCATAATATTGGCTACCCGGTTTGCGCCCATGGTGAATATCACTTCGGGTGAATTCTTTCTCAGAAAATCCTTTCCTGCGGGATGCGTATTCAGGTTGGTGATCTTGTACTGGCCTTTGCTGATCACCTTGTCTGCATAGAGAACTGCCTGTTCATAATTTTCCATATACAGGTACACTCTGCTGAGAAATGCCTGTGCGCTTGCCTGGTTGGCGCGGATGGTAGAAGTTTCATTGGCGCCTGTCAGTTCTTTCTCTGCTTCCAGCAGATCAGCAACTATCTGATCAAATACCTGCCCGGTGCTGCTTCGTGAAGCAAATTGCTCTTTGATGGCCGGATCTGTTTTCAGGGGAACGCCATAATCGGTACCTGCAGTTGAAGGTTTATACGGTTTGCCATAAATATTCACCAGCAGGAAATAATAGAAAGCGCGAAGGAAATGGGCTTCTCCGGCAATGCGGTCCAATGTAGCAGCAGGCTGGCCTTTTGCCCTCAGCAATGGTACATTATGCAGGATCGTATTGATACGGGCGATCTTGCTATACAGATCGTTGAAATAGGGGTCGTTGTTGGTCAGTTGCCCATCGGAGTTCATGCGTGGCTGCTGTTTCCAGTAATGAAAGCCAGTTGGCTCCCACAGTTTGTTTATGGCTGTAGGGACGAGGGCTGCAACGTCATCATCCATCGTATACAGCATTTCCGGAGCGGATTCCATATACTGGTCCACGTATGCATCTCCAACCAGCAGCTCATCAAGATCGGCTGCTGATTCTATAAAGCTGTTGTTCTGAGAATATGAAGCAAGGAATTTTTTGCAGGAAAGGCTACTGATGCAGAGTATGCAAATAAAAAGTACCCAGATCCTGTTGGCAGGTGAATGCATAGTGTTGGTTTTAGAAGCTGAGATTGAGGTTGAATGCATATACCGGTCTGATTGAAAGATTGATATTGGGGGCGGAACCTGACTGTGATGGATCCTGCCCGCGAAGCGCTTTGTTGGCAATGGTGAAGAGATTGCTGCCGGTGATCTGTGCAGTTGCTCCCTTGATGGATAATTGCCTGCAAAACTGTTCGGGTAACCTGTAGCTCAGCGAAACATATTGCAGCTTCACGTAATCTCCTTTTACCACGCGCAGGTCAGAGAAATCATACATCTGGTAATAATCAGTGGCAAACTGACGGGTTACCAGGGTTGCCGGATTTCCCCACCAGCCAAACCTGTCGAAATCCACTACGCCGGGAGCTCCCAGGATGCCTGGGATATTGGTGAATTTTTCATCTCCGGGATATCGCCATCTGTTCACGAATTCCTTGCGCATATTTTGTTGCGAGCTGGGCCTGAAAGTGCCGTAATTGCCCGATGCGATCTGCATTAACCTGATCTTATTGCCTACACTGTAAGTGAATGTTACATTGAGGGTCCAGTTACCCAATACGAAGGAGTTGTTGATGCCTCCCTGCAATACAGGTTCTCTTCTTCCGGATTCAACCATCACCAGACTGAACACTTCTTCCTTCGTCATCTTGTTGTATTTCGCACTCAGCTCATTTTTGTTTTCCGGTTCCGCTCCATAGAAAATCGGAAATCCCTGATTGGGGTCAAGCGATTTGAACCGGTAGGAAAAAAAGGTGTTCACTGATTTCCCATTGACGGGCACTTTGCCATTCAGGTAATCCTGGAAGGTGAGCGTGGCTGCATCCACCAATACGTTACGATTGTTGAGGCTGTTATTGATGAGTTTGTTGAATACCTGGCCAAGCTGCGGATCAAAACGCCACATGAATCTTTTCTTACCGGCGCCCAAATTGTCGATGATCTTGAAATTCAAACTCATTTCCACTCCCTGATTTTCCAGTGTTCCTCCATTCACCACGTAAGTATTCCTGGGTGCTCCATTGATGGCAGAAACTTTCTTGTCAAGGAAGGCATTGGTGGTTTTGATATAGAAATAACCGATGGATCCGTTCACTCTTCCTTTGAGGATAGAGAACTGAAGCGTACCATTGTAATCCTGCGTTTTTTCCCAGGCCAGGTCTGGGTTAGGGAAAGCAGTAATGCTGGAACCTGGCGCCGTATAGAATGGATCGATGGGGCCTTTCTCAAAAATTGTATAAGGTGTTTGGCCGGGCAGCATGTTTCCACGGGTGCCAAAGGAAACCAGAAGGGCTGCCTGATCTACCCATTGCATATTGCGTAACAGATCCTCATGAATATTCCATCTGCCTGACAATGCCCAGGTAGGCAGGAATTTTTCATTGCTTCTT
This portion of the Pseudobacter ginsenosidimutans genome encodes:
- a CDS encoding RagB/SusD family nutrient uptake outer membrane protein — translated: MHSPANRIWVLFICILCISSLSCKKFLASYSQNNSFIESAADLDELLVGDAYVDQYMESAPEMLYTMDDDVAALVPTAINKLWEPTGFHYWKQQPRMNSDGQLTNNDPYFNDLYSKIARINTILHNVPLLRAKGQPAATLDRIAGEAHFLRAFYYFLLVNIYGKPYKPSTAGTDYGVPLKTDPAIKEQFASRSSTGQVFDQIVADLLEAEKELTGANETSTIRANQASAQAFLSRVYLYMENYEQAVLYADKVISKGQYKITNLNTHPAGKDFLRKNSPEVIFTMGANRVANIMRLFEDVSSSPGYRASDDLMINYSTQDLRLQVFFSPNSKGHMRVAKKREVENSTTDDVSDSYLIRLSEIYLNKAEALAALDRTEEARNTIQKFRENRFRPNELPPVSSEGLALINTIRDERRMELCWETQRWFDLRRYGVNTKYPFSKSIRHRSVVYTGNGYADNGYYELGPYEQDAAAYVVPIANDEIEFNQGLLTNEPRPARPLKQ